GGCTCACAGGTCCAGGACCAGCCGCGGCGAGCGGGCCCGTGACACGCACAGCATCATGGTGTGCCCGGCCGCCCGTTCCTCGTCGTTCAGTACCGAGTCGCGGTGATCCACCTCGCCGTCGAGCACGGTGGTCTCGCAACTCCCGCAGGTCCCCTCCTCGCACGAGGACGGCACGTCCACGCCGGCCCGTTGCAGGGCCGACAGCACCGACTGCCCGGCGGCCACCTGGACCACCGTGCCGGCGTAGCGCAGTTCCACCTCGAAGGCGCCGTTCGCGGCCGGGTCGGCGACGACGTCGGCCGGCTGGAAGCGCTCGAGGTGCAGCGATCCGGTACCGCGGGCCCGCTGCTGCCGTTCGGCGGCCTGCAGCAACGGTTCCGGGCCGCAGCAGTAGATCGCGGCGTCGTCGGAACCGAAGACCTCGGGCAGCGGGATCAGGCCGCACCGGTCCTGCGGATACAGTCGCACCCGGTCGCCGTGGCCGGTCAGTTCGTCGGCGAACGCCATCCCGGCCCGGGTGCGGCCGCCGTAGTGCAGGGTCCACGGCGCGCCCGCCGCCGCCACCGCGGCGATCATGGGCAGCAGCGGGGTGATCCCGATCCCACCCGCGACGAACCGATACCGCGGAGCGTCGATGAGCGGAAAGTTGTTGCGCGGCATACCGACTCGCAGCCGGGACGCCGTCGTCACCTCGTCGTGCAGATATCGCGAGCCACCGCGGCCGGCGGGCTCGCGCAGCACGGCGATGCGCCACTGCCGGCGATCGCCGGGATCGCCGCACAGCGAATACTGCCGGGTCCGGCCGCCGGGTAGATGCAGATCGATATGGGCTCCGGGACCCCACTGCGGGAGCTCCTCGCCGGATTCGGCGGCCAGCACGAACGAGCGCACCTCGTCGGTCTCGGCCACGACACGAACCACGTGCAGGTCGGTCTCGGAACGCGGGCTCACTGGGGGCACGATTTTGCCTCTTTCGAATTTCCACCGGCCGCGTCGATTTCCCGCGCTGGAATACGCCGCCGAATCGAAGGCTACCGGCCACCGGCGAATCGGCCGATGCTCGTTCGGCAACCCGGTGAGCGGCGATCGGATCTGCCTATGGGCGCGTTTTACACTGTCAGACAAAGGAATACTGCGTAACGTGACGCAAACTCCGTTCTTCGACCGCGCGTTCGCAGCGTTCGCCCGGTTCGCCACCGAAAACCCCGACTACGACAAGCTCCGGGAAATCGCCAACGAGTCGGTGCCGTTCGCGGTCCACTCGGGCGTGCGCACCACGGAACTCGACAACGACCACGCGGTCACCGAGATCCCGGCGGATTCCCGCCTGGACAACCACGTCAAGACCGTCCACGCCGCCGCGCTCTACCTCGCCGCGGACGTCGCCTGCGCGGTGGCCTTCGTCGGCGCCGCGGCCCCGCAGATCGATCAGGTCGAGTGGATGGTGGTGCGCGACGCGCGTTCCGCGTATTTCAAGCCGGCCGTCGGCCGCATCCGCGCGGTCGGCACGATCGACGAGCGGGCCATCCGGGCCATCCTCGGCCGCACCGAGCAGCGCCGGTTCGATGTCGACGGCAAGGCGATGCTCTACGACGACAACGACGTCCTGGTGGGCAAGGTCTCCTTCGACTACGTCACCCAATTCGCCGCGCTCCCTGCCGAATCCGCCTGAGACCGAGGAGAGCCATGTCCACTTCCAGCGATACCGCGGTGCCGGAGGGCGGGCGCAAGCTCGACTTCACCGGCCTCGAGGCGCTGCCGGTCACGGTCGCCGCGTCCGCGGCGAGCGCGGCGGCCTCGTTCGTCGTGCGGGTGCTGCCGGCCGCGGATCCGGCCGCTCCGGTGGTGCTGATGCTCCCGGCGATCGCGATGAAGGCCAAGTTCTACCTGCCGATGCTCGCGGCCCTGCAGCAGGAGGGCCTGTCGGCGGCGTCGGTCGACCTGCGGGCCCAGGGCGAGAGCCTGCCGGCCCTCGGCGAGGCGCCGAACTACGGCTACCGGCAGCTGATCGAGACGGATCTGCCGGCGATCGTCGCGGCGGTGCGGGAGCGTTTCCCGCAGGCGCCGCTGTATCTGTTCGGGCACAGCCTCGGCGGCCAGCTGGCGCTGCTGTACTCGGCGTCCGTGCCGGGTGAGCTCGCCGGTGTGATCACGATGGCGACCGGCAGCGTGTTCTGGCGGTCGTTCCCGTGGCAGCGGTGGCCGATCGTACTGCTCGGCAGCCAGTACGTGCACGCCGTCTCCCTGCTGCGCGGGCACTGGGCCGGCGGCAAGTTGATGGCCGGGCCGATGGCCGGCGGCGTCATGGTCGACTGGTCGCGGCACGCGACGACCGGACGGTACCGGCCGCGCGGCTCCCGGCTGAACTACGACCGGCTGCTGCGGGACAATCCGGTGCGGGTGCTGATGCTGTCGCTGGATTCCGATCCGCTGGGCCCGAAGCCGACCGTGGACTTCCTCGCGGCGCGGCTGCGCGCGGCGGCGGTCACCCGCCGGCATCTCGACGCGAATTCCGGTGTGCGCAACCTCAACCACTTCACCTGGGTGAAGGACGGCCCGGTGCTGAGCGAGCTGATCGCGGACTGGATCAACGAATCACGTTGAATCGCAGACCCTTTCCGTCCGAACACGAATGAGCCCTCGCCGCAATCTATTTCGCGGCGAGGGCTGCTCCGTATCCCGGGTACCGCGGGCGCCCGGCAGCGCCCGCGGTGCTCACGGTGTCACCAGGTGTCCGCTCCCACGCCGCGCAGTTCGATGGCGACGTCGAGCAGTTCGTAGATCCGCATCCGCGGCTTCCAGACGCTCGCGTCCCCGATCACCCGGACCCGGCCGGGACGCCGCTCGACGCTCTTGATGTGGACCTCGAGCGACATCTCCTTCTCGTCGGCGAGGATCTGCCCGCGATACCGCCAGGACATCGGCACACCGACCGGCAGCACGAATTCCGGCGCCACCAGTTCCGCCGCCAGCCCGGCGTCCACCGCCCATTCCTGCATGGCCTGGATCACCGCCTCCACCCCGAGCGATCCGGGCATCACCGGATCCAGGTGGAAGTGGTAACCGAAGAACCAGTCGTCCGGCTGGACCGGACGCGCGGCCCGGAGGTAGCCCAGGCCGAAATTCCCCGCGCCGTCGACGATCTCGATCTCGTCGAGCATGGCCAGATGTCCGGTCGCGCACCGCATACCGGTGCCCGCCGCCCGGCGCGCGGCCACGTCGATGACGCGCACGGCGGGCCGGCTCGGCTGAGCGTCCAGCCACGCCGGGACGAATTCGCCGTTGTCCAGACCGTTCTGGTTCGCCAGCGCGCGAGCGTTGAAGAATCCGAACAGCGATTCGCCCGAGTAGAACGGTTCGCCGTCGACCGAGAGTTCGTAGGAGAACGTCTGCAGCACCGCGCCCACCAGGACGGTGGTGTTGAGCAGTGTGCTGGTCTGCTGAATCGTCTTGTCCCGCAGGTCGACCTCGCGCAGCACGGTGGCCGTGCCGTCGAGATTGCGCAGGCTGTAGTCCTCCTGCGGCGCGGTCAGGGTGGCGCCGAGGAAGTAGCCGAGCAACAGTGCCGACTGCAGCGAGGTCTCCATGTACACCACATTGGGCATGGAGGCGTTGGCGGATTCGGCGTAGTACCACGAGTCGGCGGGCGAATCGTATTCGGTGTGCCCGGTGCCGCCGGTCAGCTTCCCGCGCCGACCGTCGACGGCCATCACCCGATCACACAGTTGCAGACCGTGATTGGGCATACGGGTCGCGCGACGGCCCGCGTACCGGGTGAACTCCGGGCCGAGCGCGATGTCGAGATCACCGCGCGCGCTGTGCGTCATGTGGAACTCACCCAGCAGCGCACGATCGCCGAAGCTGTTGCGGCGACCGAAGAATCGCGGGATCACGCCGCCGGCCTCGGGCCCGACCGGCAGGCCGGGCGCCTCCCGGATCTCCAGCGCGAGGGCGCGCACGCGCGCCACCACCACCGCGCCGCGGCGGAATTCGGCATCGATGCGCAGCCGGGGCCGCGGAATCAGGTCGATGCGAACCACTTCGGCGACCACCTCGACCGGTCCGGCACTCGCCGTGAGCAGATCCGCCTCGAGCGGTGTGCCGCTGTGGAATCGCGCGTCCGCCAGGCACAGCTGGAGGCCGACCTGCATCGCGAACACCTGCGCGGTCTGCCAGGCGATCTCGACGACGGCGGCGACGAGATCCGGGCCGTCGATCCGCCCGGCCGCCCGCAGCCGCCCGCGCCGCCACGCGCCGGCGTGCCTGGCGATGTCCAGCACCTCGATGAGCGTGCCGTGCGCACCCTCGGTCAGCCGGACCGCGGGGTTGACCCCCTCCTGATCGTAGGCGGAGCCGAAGACGGCCGCGATCTCACCGCGGGCCAGCGCCGCGAGCGCGCGGCCGTCCAGTGCGGTGACCGGGGTCCGCGCGAGCGCCTTGAAGGCGCTCATGCTCGTCGCGGGCTGCGGCGAGTCGATCACCACATCCCGGCCGGGCGTGGCGGTGACCGTGAGACCGGTCTCCGGCGCGTAGTCGAGTGTGACGGTGTACGCCTGCTCGGCCACGATCTCCGGCGCGGACCGCGCGTACGCGGACCCGGATCCGGCGGCCGAGGCGTGCTGCGCGGGGCCGAACCCGGCGGCCGAAGCCTGGTGCGCGGACCCGAACCCGACAGCCGAGGCGTGCTGCGCGGGCCCGGACCCGGACCCGGCAGCCGGGGCGTGCTGCGCGGACCCGGACCCGACGGCCGGGGCCTGGTGCGCGGGCCTGGACCCGACAGCCGGAATCTCGTACGCCGAGCGGCCCGCGCCGACCGGCGCGGGCCGGCCGAGTGCGTTCAACGCCTGCCGCTGCAACGCCGTCTGTACGGCCATCGCGGACAGATGTGCGGAGACCAGTTCGGCCCGGAAGTCTTGCAGCAGTTGGGAAACCGGGTCACCGCCGCGCGGGCCGGTGGTCCGGCCCGCGGAGACGGCGGCCTGCCGGGTGGGTACCGGCCGCGAGGCGGACGCCGCCCACTCGGCCGGGACGGACCCGGCCGCGCCGGACCCGGCCACTGCGGACCCGGCCACTGCCGATCCAGCCAATCCCGAACCGGCCGTTGCGGATCCAGCCGCGGCAGACCCGCCCAGTCCCGCACCAGCCGCGGCAGACCCGGCCGATCCCGCACCAGGCGCTGCCGATCCAGCCAATCCCGAACGAATCGCTCCGGATCCAGCCGCTACCGATCCAGCCTGGGTCGATCCGGCCGCTGCCGATCCGCTCAGTGCCGATCCAGCCTGGGTCGATCCGGCCAGTCCCGCACCAGCCGCAGTCGATCCGGCCACGGCAGACCCGGCAACCGCCGATCCTGCCGGGGCGGACCCGGCCGATGCCGATCCCGCCGCGGCCGATCCAGCCGGTGCGTACCCGGCCGGGGCGTACCCACCCGGAACCGCGCCGGGTACAGCCGACGCCGGGCCGGCCGGAGCCGCAGCGCCCGGGTGGGCCACCGGCCGTGCCGGTTCCGTCACGATCCCCCATTCGAGGGCGTCGAACGGCTCGCCGTCGAAATCGAGGGCGTCCAGTTGTGTCGTCATCGGATCTCCTCTCCACGCGTCGACGGTCGTCATCAGCGCTGTTCCCGCAGACGCACGGCCTCGGCGAACTTCTCGGTCATCTCCGGCGTCGCGACCACGAAGAGATCGGTGTAGCGCTGCAACACCCGGCCGTCCGGATCGCACGCGGTGACCGTCACCGTCACCGCTTTCCCGGTCGCGTCGACGCGCAGGTCGTCGACCACGACCACGAACGGGCTGCTCGACGGCAGTGCGTCGAAGTACTCGACCCGGCCGATGGCCAGCGGCAGGCAGCCCGAGTTCATGAACCACACGCCGAGCAGCGCACCCGCCTGGATCACCACATCGGAGAGCACCGGGCTGTGCAGGGCGCCGGCGTAATTGCCCTCGGCGATCGGCGTATCGGCCAGTTCGCATTCCACGACCAGGCGCCGATCCGCCCGCTCCAGGATCCGCCGGACCCCTTGCAGCAGCGGCCCGTGGAACAGGAACGCGTCACGGTAGACGTCGAGCCCGTTTTCCGGGCCCTCGCCGATCGGGTAACCCGGCCATCCCGATACCACCGGAGCCTGCGCCGGTGCGGGAGCGAGGACGAAGGTGCCCGCGAAATGTGCCGGGGCGAAGGTCTTTCCGGGTTCGACGCTCGTGATCCGGGCCTTCACCGTCAGGTGATCGCCGGTCACCTCGCCCGCCTGCACCTCGAGCCGGCAGTCGCGCTCACCGGGCCCGTCGTAGACGATGCCCTTGAGCACCTCGAAGCCGGAGCATTCGATCACGCGCAGACCGGGATTGGCCCGCTCCAGCGTGTTGATCGTCCACCCCAGCCCGGCGGCCGTCGGGAACACCGGGAACTGCCCGACCCGATGATCGAGGATCACCGGATCCGCCGCGAGCGGCGCCAGATCGCGATGGGTGGCGAACGCACGGCCGGCGGTGACCTGTGCGGCCACGGCGAGCGGGGCCGCCGGGCCGATCAGCACCGCCACGTCGCCGGCGCGGCCGGTCGTGAACTGCTCGGCGAACATCCGGGCCCCGGCGTCCATACCCAGCAGCGCAACGCCTCTGGCGAGGAACATCTCCCGTAGTTCCGGCGTGACCATGCCGCCGTCCCAGGCGCCCCAGTTGACCGCGGTGACATGTCCGGCGAAGCCGTGCTGCCGCCAGCTCATCGCCGCCCGGTTGAGCGCCTCGTTGGCGACCGCGTAGTCGGCCTGGCCCGGGTTGCCGTAAACGCCTGCCACCGAACCGAAGACGATCACGTGCCGTAGCGGTGCGTCCGGCAGCGCGCCGACGACATTGTGCAGCCCGTCGAGTTTGGTCGCGAGCACCGCGCGGATATCGCCGGCGGACTTGGCGGGCAGCAGGGCGTCGGCGAGCGCACCGGCCCCGTGCACGATCCCGGTGACGCGCCCGGCATCCGCCGCGAGCGCCTGCCGGGTGGCCTCGGGATCGGTGATGTCCACCGCGAGGTAGCGCACCCGGGCCCCGGTCGCGGCGACCGCCGCGACGGTCGCCCGGATCTCGCGCTGCGCCAGCTGATTACGGGCCATCCGGTCGACCTGCTTGGGGGTCGGCTGCTCCCCCGCGGCACGTACGGCCGCGATCGCGGCCGACTTGAGCGCACCGTCCTCGACGCCTGCGGCCCATTCCGGCTCGTCCTCGAGATCGGTGCGGCCGAGCAACAGGAACTCGCAGGCCTGCCGGCTCGCCAATTCGCGGACGCACCAAGCGGTCACACCGCGAGCGCCACCGGTGACGACCAGTACGTCGTCGGCGGTGACGGTGAGATCCGAACCGGTGTCCGATGTTTCGACCGGAACCAGGCGCAGCGTCGAACGGTTGCGGTAGGCGTCGACCGCGACCTCGCGGGCGTCGACCGCCGCATCGTCGAGTTCGGCCAGCACGGTGTCGATCAGCGCCTCGCCGGTCAGTTCCGGTGCGAGATCCAGTGCGCGGCAGAACAATCCCGGCGCCTCCTGGGCGAGGGTCTTGACCACTCCGCCGACGCCGCCGACCAGTGCCGCGGCGGCGGGACGGTCGCCGCGGTGGCCGAGCGCACCGTCGATCCGGGTGACGGTGACGAAGGCCGCGCGGGTGCCGGCCTCGGCCGTCGCCACGAGCCGATCGTGGACCAGCTTGGCGCTGAGCACGCTGTCGGCCAGCGCGCGTGCGCTTCCCGGCCACTGCCCGTCGGCGGGGAGCACGGTCAGGCAGAGGTCGAGCCGGTCCGTGGTCGCCAGGGCCGTGGTGAGTGCCGTGGTCAGCGTCTCACCGTCCCAGCCGATGACTCCCGAATCCGTCTCGGCCGCAACGGTTGCCGTGCGAACGGTCCACCCGTTGCCGGTGAGCGCCCCGGCGAGCACCCCCGCAGTCTCGTCGCCGTGGTCGACGATCAGCGCGACCCGGTCGGCGGCGTAGGGGTTCTCGGCGCGGTCGACTCCGGGGAGCTGAACCGGCTCGATGCGCAACCGGACGGGATCGGCCGCGGTGTCGTCGGCCCCGGCCTGTTCGGCGTCGACGGATTCGGTTGCGGCCGAAGCATTTCCGGCCGCGCCGGGTGCCGCGTCGCCCGCGACGAAGCCGACGATGTCGTTCAGCGTCCGCAATTCGGCGACCTGTTCGGGACCGACGGCGGGCACACCGTCGACGCGCTCACCGAGCGCACCCATGATCTGCACCCGCTTGATCGAATCCACACCCAGATCCGCTTCCAGATCCATGGACAGCGCAAGCATTTCCGGCGGGTAGCCCGTCTTCTCCGAGACGACCTCCACCAGCACCGACCACACCGCGTCGGCACCCGCCGCAGC
This DNA window, taken from Nocardia sp. BMG111209, encodes the following:
- a CDS encoding PDR/VanB family oxidoreductase translates to MSPRSETDLHVVRVVAETDEVRSFVLAAESGEELPQWGPGAHIDLHLPGGRTRQYSLCGDPGDRRQWRIAVLREPAGRGGSRYLHDEVTTASRLRVGMPRNNFPLIDAPRYRFVAGGIGITPLLPMIAAVAAAGAPWTLHYGGRTRAGMAFADELTGHGDRVRLYPQDRCGLIPLPEVFGSDDAAIYCCGPEPLLQAAERQQRARGTGSLHLERFQPADVVADPAANGAFEVELRYAGTVVQVAAGQSVLSALQRAGVDVPSSCEEGTCGSCETTVLDGEVDHRDSVLNDEERAAGHTMMLCVSRARSPRLVLDL
- a CDS encoding PaaI family thioesterase, producing the protein MTQTPFFDRAFAAFARFATENPDYDKLREIANESVPFAVHSGVRTTELDNDHAVTEIPADSRLDNHVKTVHAAALYLAADVACAVAFVGAAAPQIDQVEWMVVRDARSAYFKPAVGRIRAVGTIDERAIRAILGRTEQRRFDVDGKAMLYDDNDVLVGKVSFDYVTQFAALPAESA
- a CDS encoding alpha/beta fold hydrolase translates to MSTSSDTAVPEGGRKLDFTGLEALPVTVAASAASAAASFVVRVLPAADPAAPVVLMLPAIAMKAKFYLPMLAALQQEGLSAASVDLRAQGESLPALGEAPNYGYRQLIETDLPAIVAAVRERFPQAPLYLFGHSLGGQLALLYSASVPGELAGVITMATGSVFWRSFPWQRWPIVLLGSQYVHAVSLLRGHWAGGKLMAGPMAGGVMVDWSRHATTGRYRPRGSRLNYDRLLRDNPVRVLMLSLDSDPLGPKPTVDFLAARLRAAAVTRRHLDANSGVRNLNHFTWVKDGPVLSELIADWINESR
- a CDS encoding beta-hydroxydecanoyl-ACP dehydratase, whose protein sequence is MAGSAVAGSGAAGSVPAEWAASASRPVPTRQAAVSAGRTTGPRGGDPVSQLLQDFRAELVSAHLSAMAVQTALQRQALNALGRPAPVGAGRSAYEIPAVGSRPAHQAPAVGSGSAQHAPAAGSGSGPAQHASAVGFGSAHQASAAGFGPAQHASAAGSGSAYARSAPEIVAEQAYTVTLDYAPETGLTVTATPGRDVVIDSPQPATSMSAFKALARTPVTALDGRALAALARGEIAAVFGSAYDQEGVNPAVRLTEGAHGTLIEVLDIARHAGAWRRGRLRAAGRIDGPDLVAAVVEIAWQTAQVFAMQVGLQLCLADARFHSGTPLEADLLTASAGPVEVVAEVVRIDLIPRPRLRIDAEFRRGAVVVARVRALALEIREAPGLPVGPEAGGVIPRFFGRRNSFGDRALLGEFHMTHSARGDLDIALGPEFTRYAGRRATRMPNHGLQLCDRVMAVDGRRGKLTGGTGHTEYDSPADSWYYAESANASMPNVVYMETSLQSALLLGYFLGATLTAPQEDYSLRNLDGTATVLREVDLRDKTIQQTSTLLNTTVLVGAVLQTFSYELSVDGEPFYSGESLFGFFNARALANQNGLDNGEFVPAWLDAQPSRPAVRVIDVAARRAAGTGMRCATGHLAMLDEIEIVDGAGNFGLGYLRAARPVQPDDWFFGYHFHLDPVMPGSLGVEAVIQAMQEWAVDAGLAAELVAPEFVLPVGVPMSWRYRGQILADEKEMSLEVHIKSVERRPGRVRVIGDASVWKPRMRIYELLDVAIELRGVGADTW